ATACATGTATTGTCGTTCATTAACTAAGTATTCTGCAAAGCTTTTAAGCTCTTCTTTTGGAACTTTATAGTCTTTTAGGGCTAGAGGAATGTTAACATCGCATGCTAATTCAGCAACAGCTCTAACAGCTTCTTCCGCAGCTTCATAATCATTCAAGCCTTCAGTTTCAACGCCCATAGCTTCTCCAATTAATCTAATTCTCTCTGGAGCGGCTGGTAAATTGTATTTCATTGCATAAGGTAAGCATATAGCGCATGAAACGCCATGTGGAACATTCCATTTTGGACCTAAAGCTTCAGCTATACAGTGACCTATTGTAGCTGGTCCTCCAACCCATGGGAAACCTATAACCCATCCGCCTAGCATAGCTGCAAGGGACATTCCCCATCTAGCTTCAAGATTGTTTCCATCATAATAGGCTTTTCTTAAATTTTGTGCTACTAAACTTATTCCTTTTAATGCTATAGCATCTGAAATTGGATGCCACTTCCTAACCATTACAGCTTCAGCTAAATGGCTTAAAGCATCCATTCCTGAACCTGCTGTCATTCTAGGTGGACAAGTTAAAGTCATAAGTGGATCAACAATAGCAACTTCAGCTAAAACTTTTGCATCTGTTATCCAGGTTTTATATCCACCATCAATTATTACAAGAGTATTTGAAGCTTCGCTTCCTGTTCCAGCTGTTGTTGGAATTAAAATTTTCGGTAATGAATCTTCAGTTAAAGGCTCTGGAGCTTTAGTAGCAGAGGCGCAATAACTTTCTACATCACCTTTATTTGTAGCCATTATCGCAGCTAATTTAGCTGAATCCATACAACTTCCACCGCCAACTCCAATCACCAAGTCATATTTGTTCTTTCTAACATGGTCAGTTATAGCTTTAGCACTGCTCATAGTAGGTTCAGCTGTTGGGATTTTATAAACGTAGTATTTTAGTTTTTCAGCTTCTAAAGGTGCTTTAACTTTATCAAGTAAACCTGCTTTCTCAATATTGTCATCAGTAACTACAAGAATGTTTTTTGCTTTAAGTTTCTTTGCTTCTTCTCCAACTTGATTTACAGCCTCTATACCGAATACTATTCTTTTTGGATTATCAAGGGGAGCTAACCTAGCTATAGTTAAAAGATTTTCATATCCTCTTAACTCCATTTTTATTCCCCTCAACCTATTTTACTTTAAATGATTTAATATATAAAATTAACCATTCCATTACTATTGAAATATAAAACAAGTTCGAAGTAAAATATGGATTTAATCTTTAGTCTTATACTTTCATTGTATTAAATTAAGATTGAGAATATAGCGTTTCATATTATTGCTTACTCATATTTTACAATAATAATTTTTAAAAAAGCGTTACCTGTTGGCTTCCATTTAATTTCTTAGATTTTTATTTATCAGCTTGCTTTCTATTATCACTTATTATTGTTTCGCATATAGTAAAACTCTGAACCTCTAGGTTTACTTTAATATAGATAAGGAGGCCCCTGGTTTTTTAAAAGTAACTAAAAACAAAAACATTATTAATAGAAAGAGAGGGGCTTTCAATAGAATGAAACTTAAAAACATACTTAAAGTTCTAGCTTATTAGTGAACTTCAGAAGTGGAGGGATGTTGGAGCCCCGGGCGGGTTTCGAACCCGCGACCTACGGCTTTCTATCAATCTTGGTACAAGGTTCAACCGAGGTGCTTTAGCCCCCGTCCGTCGCTCTACCAAGCTGAGCCACCGGGGCTCAATTTTATTTTAAACTTTCTTTTATTTTCATCTAAATTATTAATTTAATTTTGATCTTTTAGTTTTTATTAAGCTTTGCTTTTCTTAATTCTTTAATTTGTTAGATTTCATGGTTGCTGAGTTGAATACAATTGAAAAAAGAAGAGATTATAAGTAAAATTTTATTGTGTAAACCTGGATTAACTAAGGAAGAATTAGAGAAACTTATTGAAGAGAAAAAACGAGCGTATAGTGGGCTTCTTTCTGATGAAGGAGCTGCTAGATTAATAGCGCAAGAACTATTAATTGATTTAACCGGTAAACTTAAACCTATAGAAGTTAAAATTAAAGATTTAGTGACTGGACTTAACGATGTAACTTTAACTGCAAGGGTAATAATTGATTGGCCTATTCAAGATTTTATTAAGAGTAATGGAGAAAAAAATGTTGTGAAAAAATTATTGTTAGCTGATGAAACAGGGATTGTTCAGTGTTTAGTTTGGGGTGAAAAAGCGTTAACTCTTCAAAAAAATGGGAAATTACAAGACAAAATAGTGAAGATTTTTCATGCTTATACTCGTAAAGGATTAAACACAAATGTAGAACTTCATTTGGGAGTTAAAAGTTCAATAATTGTTTCTCCACCTGATGTTCATGAAGAAAAATTTCCAAA
This region of Candidatus Bathyarchaeota archaeon genomic DNA includes:
- a CDS encoding iron-containing alcohol dehydrogenase; the encoded protein is MELRGYENLLTIARLAPLDNPKRIVFGIEAVNQVGEEAKKLKAKNILVVTDDNIEKAGLLDKVKAPLEAEKLKYYVYKIPTAEPTMSSAKAITDHVRKNKYDLVIGVGGGSCMDSAKLAAIMATNKGDVESYCASATKAPEPLTEDSLPKILIPTTAGTGSEASNTLVIIDGGYKTWITDAKVLAEVAIVDPLMTLTCPPRMTAGSGMDALSHLAEAVMVRKWHPISDAIALKGISLVAQNLRKAYYDGNNLEARWGMSLAAMLGGWVIGFPWVGGPATIGHCIAEALGPKWNVPHGVSCAICLPYAMKYNLPAAPERIRLIGEAMGVETEGLNDYEAAEEAVRAVAELACDVNIPLALKDYKVPKEELKSFAEYLVNERQYMYDLKNNNPRTITLESITCLMEQMWEGEI